The following is a genomic window from Burkholderia oklahomensis C6786.
GCCATGAATCGCGAGCGCCTGTGCCCATCGCGCACGGACATTAGCCCTCCATCGGGATACCGAAAGACCTCAGACAGTCGGATGTTCGAGCGCCGTTTAACGCCTCAAAGTGGCCGACCTGCGACCGACAATTCGATCGTTTCGCCGAACACCACTCGCTGTCATTCGATCCGATACGTGAGCGACACCTGATCGCCAAAACCGCTTAGGCCACCGCCTGCTGCCCTCCGATCTGCCTCGGAGCAGGCGGTTTTGCGATCGTCGGTATCGGCGATCGCCTTTTTATTCTCGTCGTGTCATCGCATCCATGGCATGCAATACATGTCCCTGACGTCACACGGCGCTCGGGTGTGTACGTCGCGCAATCCTATTGGAGAGACATTGTGGCAACTTACGAGGAACTGAAAGCTCAACTCGATGCACTCAATAAGGAGGCCGAAGCAGCCAAAGAGCGCGAAATCTCTGCGGTGCTTACGGAGATTCGAGAGGCTGTCTTGAGGTACGAAATCCGGCCGGAGCAGATTTTTCCGAACTGGACGCGCTTACGCTCGCCGGACAAGCGACGTGGCCCGCTTCCCCCCAAATATCGGAATCCAATGACCGGGGAGACGTGGACCGGTCGAGGGCGAGCGCCGAAATGGCTGACCGGCATGTCGCGCGACGATTTCCTCATCGATCAACCTCCGCGATAGAGACTGACCACCGGCGCGATACTCAGGCCACCTTTCTGGCTGCTCATTCGTGGACGAATTTGATATCTCGGGTTGGCCGCTGAATTTTGACTCGAATCCTCGCGCCAACGCCAGCTTTCCAAATGGGACTCGAGCGAGCGGGCAAAGATTGATCCATCCGCAAGCTCAGTTTTGCTGCCGCGGGCCGTCCGGTAGCCGCTCGGCTCGCCCATAGACGGGACTGCCCTGATAATTCTGACAGGTCGGTCCCACTTTGTCCGATGCCCCATCATCAAGGCGATCGTGAACCTTCGTCAATTTGGCGGCCTTTTGTCCCGATCTTGCTAAAATTAACGCGCCGTGAGGAGTGCCTCAATCGCCTCGAAAATCAATACTCCTCCAATTCGAATCCAAGCAGAAACCTGAGAGTCTGCCGTGACCAATTTGAGCGATACGCTACGCGGTTTCGCGTCGGGGGCGGTCGACTGGAATAAACGTCCAGTCGCGTTGCACTTCGGCGCCGCGCATGCCGCGATCGGCCATCTCCTGGCGCTGCAGCACGCGAGCGTTCAGGAAGGACTGATGACCGGGATACGGGGGCGTTTGACCTGCGTGTCGACCCGCCACGACCTGCCGCCCGGCGTGTTCCTCGGCATTCCGGTTTCGATCCGGCTCGTGACCGACCGCGGACAGCTGCACTTGGTGAACGCGATCATCAGCGACGTCCAGATCGGACAAAGCGACGGCGAACTCTGCGTGTACCAGCTGACCGTGTGCGACGTACTGTCGTTGATGGACAAGCGCACCAATTCGCGGGTGTTTCGAAAGCGGAACGTCGTCGAAATTCTCACCACGCTGTTCAACGAATGGCAGCAACGCAGCCCGGCCCTCGCGCGCGCGTTCGAATTCGATCTATCCAGCCTTCGCGCCGACCGCTATCCACTTCGCGAACTGACCCGCCAGGTCAATGAATCGGACGCGCACTTCGTGCGTCGCCTGTTGCGCCGCGAAGGGATCACCGTATTCGCGAAGGCCGGCCCGGCCAGGCGCGCGCAGAACATTCACGACGAAACGCCGGTGCATACGCTCGTATGCTGTGACGATCCGATGTCGCTGCCAACGGCGCCGGCGGGCACGGTTCGGCTGCATCCGCGCGACGCCGGCACCGAACAGCGCGACACGGTGACGCTGTTCGCGCTGCGCCGGCAGTTGGTTCCGGGCAAGGCTGGCCGGCCGTCATGGGATTACAAGAAGGCGCGGATCGACGAATCGACCGTCGGCTCGAGTCTCGATCAGGGCGAGTCGGGCAACGACCTGGCCAGGTTGCTGACCGACGTCGCGATCGACATCCCGCACGCGGGCGATTCGTGGAGCGATCACGAGCGGCTCACGCACGCGCGCATGCTCGCGCACGAGTTCGAAGCCGAACGCTACGACGGCGTCAGCAGTGTGCGGGATCTCGCCGTGGGCGCGTGGATCACGCTGACGGGCGACCCGGACTGGGACGTGCAACTTGCCGACAAGCGCCAGTTCGTGATCACGTCGATCGACCACGATCTTTGGAACAACCTGCCCAAAGGACTCAACGAACGCGTACAGGCGCTGTTCGCGGCGAGTCGCAATCTCGCGCAGGCAGCCGCTGCATTGCCGGGCGCGCTCGCGAAGGATGCGGATACGCGTTACGAGAACACGTTCACCTGCGTGCGCCGCGGCGTGCCGCTCGCGCCCGCGTACGACCCGCGGACCGACTTGCCGTCCGTGCATCTGCTGACGGGCACGATCGTCGGCGCAGAGGGTGAGGAAGTGTTCTGCGACGAGGACGGCCGGGTGCGCGTGCGGATTCACGGCCTCGATCCGGCGGATCACGCGCACGCGCAGGGCGCGGGCACCAACGACAATGCGGGCGACAGCGCGCCGATTCGCGTCGCGACGAGTCTAGCCGGGACCAACTTCGGCGCATCGTTCCTGCCGCGCGTCGGCATGGAAGTTCTGTTGGGTTGCCTTTCGGGCGATCCGGACCGGTTGGTGATCATCGGGGTGCTGGGCAACGGCGCGAATCCGCCGGCGACGTTCAGCCACACGGGGAGGCTGCCCGGCAACCGCTATCTATCGGGCATCAAGACGAAGGAAATCAAGGGGCAGCGGTACAACCAGTTGCGTCTCGACGACACGCCCAATCAGATCAGCGCGCAGCTCGCGAGCGAACACGCGCATTCGCAGTTGAACCTTGGCTACCTGACTCAGCCGCGCGACAACGGCCACGGAAAAGATCGCGGAGAAGGCGCCGAGCTGCGCACCGACGCGGCGGCGGCGCTGCGGGCGGCGCAAGGCATCTTGCTGACGACCTACGCGCGCACCCAGGCGAGTGGCGGGCAACTCGATCGTGACGAACTGATTCGATTGCTCGGCGAATGCGCGGAGCTGTTCAAGGCGTTGGGCGACTACGCGGGGCAGCACGGCGGGCAGGCGGCGGATACGGCCGGCCAGCAGGCCGTTGCCGCGACCTTCAAGAACTGGGCGCCGGGAACGGGCGCGGGAGCGGCCGACTCCGGCACGGCGGACGCCACCGGCGAACAGGCGCTGATGGCGTTCGGCGCCCAGGCTGGGTCGGTAAATGTCACGCCGAAGACGCATGTCACGTACGCGGGCGAGAACATCGACCAGGTCGCGCAGCAGCACCTGCAACTGATGAGCGGCCAGCGGTTCAACGCGACGGCGGGACAGGGGATGCAGCTGTTCGCTCGCGGCACGGGCGTGCAGGCGGTGGCGGGCGAAGGACCCGTGCTGCTGCAGGCGCAATCCGGCACGTTGACGGCGAATGCCCAGAAGGGCGTCAAGATCACGACGAACGAGAGCGAAGTGTTGGTGAGCGCGCCGAAGATCCGGCTCGTCGCGGAGGACGGCAGCTACATCGAGATCGGCAACGGCGTCACGTTGGGCACGGACGGTGACATCAAGCTGCTGTCGGCGTCGCATCAGTGGGGCGGGCCGTCGACCGCGCAAGCGACGAAGACCGCGTTCAACAATCAGCCGACGGATCAGCGTTTCAAGCTGCACTACCCGGGCGAGGACGGCGATTTGCCGGCGGCGAACAAGCCATTTCGGATCACGCTGGACGACGGGCGCGTCATCGAGGGCAAGACCGATGCGAGCGGCCTGACGGATCTGGTCAAGGACGACGCGATGCGTATCGCGAAGATCGACTATCTGAAGCCGAAGCTTTGAACCCGAGCGAACGATGAACGGTATCAACGATCAGTGCTTCACCGCCGCCCATGGGGCGGGCGTCACGATGGCGAATCGGCCGGGCGATCGGCCCGTGCCGATTCCGCGTGATCTGCCGGGCGTGGTGATCTTCATACACGGCGTCAACGATCCCGGTGCGGCTTTTTTCACCGTGGAGCGCGGGCTGTGCCAGGGGCTCAACGAGCGATTGTCGCGAAGCGATCTGCGGCCGGGGGAGTATGGCCGGAAGTATGCGAGTGCGCTCGCTGCGAAGGCCAAGGGCGATAGCGTTCGGTACGCGGAAGTATTGAGTGATCCCGATATGTATCTCCATCAACGCGTGGAAGCCAGTAGCACGCACAGCATGTTCCTGCCGTTCTACTGGGGCTATCGCGCGGCGGACAACGAGATCGCGAAGATCAACAGTCCGGGCGAGGTCAAGAGCCGCGTCGCGGACAGCGACGGCAACCTGCTGACGCGCGGCCAGTATCAGGACATCCACGCGAACCGGCTCGACGCCCATTTCGGCAAGGGCGGCGGGTTTTTCGCCAACGCGACGAACAATATCCCTCAGATGTACAGCCGCGGATTCGAACCGGACAAGCTGGAGCGCACGGTCATGCAAAACGCGCTTGCCGGCAATACGATTTTCGCCGGCAAGTCGCCCGATCGCCGCTACTTCGTGCTGGCCGCCGCTCGCCTGGCGAACCTCATCAAGACCATTCGGACCATCCAGCCGTCCGCGCTCGCGCTGGAACACGGAATGGATCCTCAGCACGAAACGATCACCGTGATGGGGCACAGCCAGGGCACGATCATCACGCTGCTCGCGCAGGCGATGCTCAAGCAGCAAGGTCAACGCTGCGTCGATTGCATCATCATGGTCGACACGCCGTACAGCCTTCAGTTCACCAAGGACGGTAGCCATCAAACCGGGCACGCGAAGCTCAAGACGCTGGTCGACATCGTCAACGCGGTGACAAGCGAGCCGCATACGATTCCGGACCTGGCCAAGCTGATGATCGACTCGGCTCACTCATGCGGGCGCGCCGGACAGAACTGGAGCAAGACGCAAGGAACGCGGCTGGACAAGAGCGGCAAGAACTGGATCACGTTCGACGAGCGCGACAATCGCGGCAAGGTCTATCTCTACTTCTGCCCGGAAGACACCGTGGTGGGCCTCGACAAGGTACGCGGGATCGGCACGTTCGGCGTGCCCGACGAGGTTCCGGCCGATGGTGCGGCAGCCAAGCTTGGCAAAACGATGCACGCGATGACGGTGCTCGAACCAAAGCGCTTTTTTCAGCGCATGTGGACGCGGCTGGAGCGCGACCAGGACGGCAAGGGGAAGCGCTCGAAGGTCGCCGTCGGCACGCCGCCCGCGCGCATGCCGGTTCGGGATCAGGTTCAGCGATTGACACCGGGGCCCGACACGGACGGCACGATGCTCGGCACATTGGTCGAATCCGGCAAGAACATGGCGCTGCAGGCATCGTTCAAGCGCAACGACATTCGCCTCATCAACGGCGAGCAACTGAAGCCGCCGCACGAGCCCGACCTGTACGGCGGTGAGGTTCAGAAAGGCGGGCAGGTGCCCGGGCACGCCGATGTCGCCGGATTGATGCGTCCCGACGACGTGACGAAAAACGTCGCGCTCGGCAATCAGTACGCGAAGTTCAAATGGAAAGACGTCGCGACGACGGACGATCCGGGCGCCAGCATCGAGCCGCACAAGCTGGCGTTCAATCGCGGCCGTCCGGTCGACGAGCAATCGCACAACTGGCGCATCGTGCCGAGTCAGTCGCTCGGTTCGATTCTGTCGGCGGCCGCCACGGGCGGACGGTATCAGACGTACGTGATCCAACGCGAGGAGACCCCGGACGAGGTTCGCAAGCGCATGGGTGCCGATGCCGATCAACTGGAAGCGAACAACTATCATTCGGGCGTTCTGCTCAGTTCGGAGAATCATCGCTGGGTCACGGCGATGGACGTGGCGATCGGCCAGGCGGTGACGCTGGATGATCCGGACTGGCGGCAGTTGTTGCTTTTGATGGCGGATTGGAAGATGACGCCGAGCGCACAGAAGAAGATCACGAACTGCAAGAGCTTTGCCCGTTTAGACGATCATACACAGGGCTTTATTGATGCATGCGCGAAGTACTATCAGAAGGGCCTATTCCCGTCTGAGAAGTTTGTTTCGCTCGCCCTGCCGCCGCTGATCACAAGTGAACTGAAGCCTGAACAGAAAACGTGAGATTGACGAAGAGGCGTTATGAAACCTCGTATCTGGCCGTACGCACTTGGGTTTATCTTGATCGCGCTGGGTTGGACAATCATCGTGATGGCGCGGCATTATCACTATTGGCAAGCAACGGGACAGGAGATGCCTGGCATGGTGAGTAGCATTCGGAACGGTGTATTGGTTGCGCTGGGGGGCGTCGTGGCGGCCTTCACTGCGAGCTACTTCTGGTTGCATAGTGGCTCCGCTGAACCCGCACCGGCGGCCACGACTGCGCCGACGAAATCGGCTATGGATCCATCCGGGAACAACGGTTTACCGGCATTGCTAGCTCAGTCAGGCGGAAAATTCGTATTGGAAGTGCGTGGCCTAGGGCTTGTGACGGGAAAGGAGACGAATGAAGAGATCTGGAAAGCCATCGAGGCCAAGGCAGACAACCATTCGACATACATGTCGCAGGATTCCGCTGACTATCCCGCCAACGAAGATGAACGGATGACCGAGGTAGGGTTGTCGACGCGGATCAGCTTCAAATACGGGGCGCGCCACTCCGTTGAATATTGGCCGGTCCCGGTCTTCATCTGGGAGCCGCCGAAAGCATCACACGTTAGTCGGCCAGCCAATGAGCTCTCCGGTATTCGTCAGGAGGCTAGCCTGGGCGTCACGCTCTTGCTGTGGCAAGAAGACGCGAACACAAACGATGGTTCTACCATCATCGAGAAGTTGTTTGCGTTCTTCGACGCGCATCCGGACATACCCGAAGCGGTCATCGTCACTTTTGACGGGGCCGCGACTCGCGATCTCAATCAGACACCAGGCTACGTGGATACCTTCAAGCAATCGAACATTCCGACGATGCCGGATAGCATGGTCACGCTGCTCGTGTCCCGCTCGGATCGCGTCGACCGTCTGATTCGTCCGTACGCCGTCGAGCAGACGGAAAACGTCGACAAGAACACGACCGAATACGACATTACCAAACTGTGGAATTTCTTCTGGGAGAAGAACAACGGGGAAGGACCGGGCAGCTTTGAAGCGTACTATCAAGAGCAGCAGAAGGCGGCGGGCATTCAGCCGCGCGCTTTTCTCGGTTTCATGTCAGCTCAATGGTGGCAAACCAAACTCCCCGATTTCTGGAAAACGATCAGCAACAAAGGGCCGGGCGAGTTCAAACCGACGCCGTACATCCCGGTGCGCTGGACGACATGGCAGGTGAAGCAATTCGACAACGCGCCGCTGCTCGGCTACCTGCATCGGCCCATCGACGTGAAACTCGCCGATGCGCACGGCAAGCCGCTCAAGACCGCGCAGCAAGCGGAAGCGCTCAAGGCGGGGTGGCAGCAGGCCATCGATACGCTGCCGACCGGGGAAACGCCGAAGCGGGTCTTCTATGACACGACGGGCGATCGCACCTGGGTCGTGCCGATCAACCAGGCGCTCGCGCAAAGCGGCCCGTCCGCGCCGAGTCTCGATGACGTGAAGGAAGGCTACGACATCGGCCGCCGGATCGGGAACACGGGCATCAGCTCGCCGTTGGTCCAAATCGGACTCGGTCTGATTGCCGGCTACAACGAAGGCGGAGCCAGCGCCACGATCAATCGGCGGCCGAACGGCACGGCGACGATCGTGATGGTGAGCCCGCCGACGCACAAGCAATCGGATGTGAATCCTTTCCGATAAGGGGCGCGTATGCGCGGCGTGATTCGCATTGGTGACTCGACTTCGCACGGCGGCCGTGTCGAAACCGGCCGCGAAAATTCGACCGTAATGGGGCGGGCAGTGGCCTGTGCCGGCGACCGCTGCACGTGCCCAATGGCCGGCCACGATCGCTGCGTGATTGCGGAGGGGGACGAGGACGTTCGCATCGATGGCCGCGCGGTTGCGTTCGACGGCCACAAGACCTCTTGCGGGGCCACGCTGATCTCGTCGATTTCGCAGTCGGGACGCACGTGATGGAGCTCGTCGGCCGGCTTCATCGAACTGTCGCCCGTCCGTACGCCTTCAGTTTCGTCCCTGGTACTTGAATCGTTGGTTGTGCTTTCAGGAACGTACGCAGCTTATCGAATTGCCCTAGGGAGTGTTCACACTATCGAAGAACTTCGACGATCAAGGCGAAGTTGATAAAGGCAATGAATATCAGATCGAGTTTGTCAAAGCGCGAGAAGATGCGCCGAAAGCTCTTCAGGCGTCGGAACAGCCGTTCGACTTCGTTTCGACGCTTGTACATTTCGCGATCGTACTCCCAAGGCTCAACACGTGTACGCAACGGAGGAATAACTGGGATGAAGCCGAGGTCGAGTGCGAGTTGCCGGGTTTCGTTGCCTTCGTACGCCTTGTCCATCAGGAGGTGCAGCGGTCGGTTCGGTGGCCCCAGACTTTCAAGCAGTGCGCGCCCCTGGGGAGCATCGCCGGCTTGGCCGGGCGACAGCGCGAACGTTATGGCTGTTCGAGCATCCGCGGCAACCATATGAATCTTGGTTGTCCATCCTCCGCGAGATTTACCGGTGGCCTGTGGTCCATTTTTTTTAACGCGCCGGTCCCATCAGGATGAACTTTGACGATCGTGCTATCCAGCGATACCGCTTCGATCCGGATGCGAATAATCTGCGCGCGCTGCAACTCCGTGAACACACGGTCGAGCACGCCGTTGCGGGACCAGCGATTCATGCGTGTATAGATGGTGTGCCAACGGCCAAACCGCGAGGGCAGGCCACGCCATTTGCACCCGTGCTCGGCGACATAGAGGATCGCGTTGAGCACTTGCAAGTTTGACAGGCTCACATTGCCCCGCTGACGTGGCAGGCAATGCTCTATCTGTTTGAATTGGGCTTTGGAGATTTCCATCTCCGAAGCATAACCTTAAATCTATATAGTGTGAACACGCCCTGACACGTCGTCAACTTGTTGGAAAAATAAGGCGTTTTCCCGATTCGCGCATATGAGCGTGATGAAAAAATGAATGTGGGGCGTGGCGTTTCGGCGTCTGGCGATTGCAGCGCCGAACGGTCGGCATGCTAGTGTTTTTGGAGGAGAGGCGTGCTGGTCGTCCGGAAAACGATAAGAGGTAGATCTCAGGTGATCGATTTTTGTGGTGCGAGGTGGATGAAAATATCGGGGCGGCTTCTCCGGTACGTCAGTAAATTCGTCCAACTTTGGAGACGACAGGAATCAGCCGGTGCCTCATCGTCGACACGGCACGTCTGCGATATGTGCGAGTGCCGAGCAGCCGGGCACTGCGTCCCGTCTGCGATTGTATGCTTGGTCTTGAGTGCGTCAGTTTGTTTCGCGTATGCCACGCCTGTTTCTCATGGCACGACGCTCGACGAGGCCGAGCACGCGAACAGCGATCACGCTCGCAACTACTATTACTTGGTCGATCTACCCGACGATTTGCTCAATGAACCACCCGATCGCCCGTTTTACGTGTCGAGCTTCGAGCCGGGCATCGAATGGAAAGACGATTCAGACAATGACTCGATCGACGGATCGG
Proteins encoded in this region:
- a CDS encoding DUF3274 domain-containing protein: MNGINDQCFTAAHGAGVTMANRPGDRPVPIPRDLPGVVIFIHGVNDPGAAFFTVERGLCQGLNERLSRSDLRPGEYGRKYASALAAKAKGDSVRYAEVLSDPDMYLHQRVEASSTHSMFLPFYWGYRAADNEIAKINSPGEVKSRVADSDGNLLTRGQYQDIHANRLDAHFGKGGGFFANATNNIPQMYSRGFEPDKLERTVMQNALAGNTIFAGKSPDRRYFVLAAARLANLIKTIRTIQPSALALEHGMDPQHETITVMGHSQGTIITLLAQAMLKQQGQRCVDCIIMVDTPYSLQFTKDGSHQTGHAKLKTLVDIVNAVTSEPHTIPDLAKLMIDSAHSCGRAGQNWSKTQGTRLDKSGKNWITFDERDNRGKVYLYFCPEDTVVGLDKVRGIGTFGVPDEVPADGAAAKLGKTMHAMTVLEPKRFFQRMWTRLERDQDGKGKRSKVAVGTPPARMPVRDQVQRLTPGPDTDGTMLGTLVESGKNMALQASFKRNDIRLINGEQLKPPHEPDLYGGEVQKGGQVPGHADVAGLMRPDDVTKNVALGNQYAKFKWKDVATTDDPGASIEPHKLAFNRGRPVDEQSHNWRIVPSQSLGSILSAAATGGRYQTYVIQREETPDEVRKRMGADADQLEANNYHSGVLLSSENHRWVTAMDVAIGQAVTLDDPDWRQLLLLMADWKMTPSAQKKITNCKSFARLDDHTQGFIDACAKYYQKGLFPSEKFVSLALPPLITSELKPEQKT
- a CDS encoding H-NS family nucleoid-associated regulatory protein; this translates as MATYEELKAQLDALNKEAEAAKEREISAVLTEIREAVLRYEIRPEQIFPNWTRLRSPDKRRGPLPPKYRNPMTGETWTGRGRAPKWLTGMSRDDFLIDQPPR
- a CDS encoding IS5 family transposase (programmed frameshift), yielding MEISKAQFKQIEHCLPRQRGNVSLSNLQVLNAILYVAEHGCKWRGLPSRFGRWHTIYTRMNRWSRNGVLDRVFTELQRAQIIRIRIEAVSLDSTIVKVHPDGTGAFKKNGPQATGKSRGGWTTKIHMVAADARTAITFALSPGQAGDAPQGRALLESLGPPNRPLHLLMDKAYEGNETRQLALDLGFIPVIPPLRTRVEPWEYDREMYKRRNEVERLFRRLKSFRRIFSRFDKLDLIFIAFINFALIVEVLR
- a CDS encoding type VI lipase adapter Tla3 domain-containing protein — encoded protein: MKPRIWPYALGFILIALGWTIIVMARHYHYWQATGQEMPGMVSSIRNGVLVALGGVVAAFTASYFWLHSGSAEPAPAATTAPTKSAMDPSGNNGLPALLAQSGGKFVLEVRGLGLVTGKETNEEIWKAIEAKADNHSTYMSQDSADYPANEDERMTEVGLSTRISFKYGARHSVEYWPVPVFIWEPPKASHVSRPANELSGIRQEASLGVTLLLWQEDANTNDGSTIIEKLFAFFDAHPDIPEAVIVTFDGAATRDLNQTPGYVDTFKQSNIPTMPDSMVTLLVSRSDRVDRLIRPYAVEQTENVDKNTTEYDITKLWNFFWEKNNGEGPGSFEAYYQEQQKAAGIQPRAFLGFMSAQWWQTKLPDFWKTISNKGPGEFKPTPYIPVRWTTWQVKQFDNAPLLGYLHRPIDVKLADAHGKPLKTAQQAEALKAGWQQAIDTLPTGETPKRVFYDTTGDRTWVVPINQALAQSGPSAPSLDDVKEGYDIGRRIGNTGISSPLVQIGLGLIAGYNEGGASATINRRPNGTATIVMVSPPTHKQSDVNPFR
- a CDS encoding type VI secretion system Vgr family protein, translating into MTNLSDTLRGFASGAVDWNKRPVALHFGAAHAAIGHLLALQHASVQEGLMTGIRGRLTCVSTRHDLPPGVFLGIPVSIRLVTDRGQLHLVNAIISDVQIGQSDGELCVYQLTVCDVLSLMDKRTNSRVFRKRNVVEILTTLFNEWQQRSPALARAFEFDLSSLRADRYPLRELTRQVNESDAHFVRRLLRREGITVFAKAGPARRAQNIHDETPVHTLVCCDDPMSLPTAPAGTVRLHPRDAGTEQRDTVTLFALRRQLVPGKAGRPSWDYKKARIDESTVGSSLDQGESGNDLARLLTDVAIDIPHAGDSWSDHERLTHARMLAHEFEAERYDGVSSVRDLAVGAWITLTGDPDWDVQLADKRQFVITSIDHDLWNNLPKGLNERVQALFAASRNLAQAAAALPGALAKDADTRYENTFTCVRRGVPLAPAYDPRTDLPSVHLLTGTIVGAEGEEVFCDEDGRVRVRIHGLDPADHAHAQGAGTNDNAGDSAPIRVATSLAGTNFGASFLPRVGMEVLLGCLSGDPDRLVIIGVLGNGANPPATFSHTGRLPGNRYLSGIKTKEIKGQRYNQLRLDDTPNQISAQLASEHAHSQLNLGYLTQPRDNGHGKDRGEGAELRTDAAAALRAAQGILLTTYARTQASGGQLDRDELIRLLGECAELFKALGDYAGQHGGQAADTAGQQAVAATFKNWAPGTGAGAADSGTADATGEQALMAFGAQAGSVNVTPKTHVTYAGENIDQVAQQHLQLMSGQRFNATAGQGMQLFARGTGVQAVAGEGPVLLQAQSGTLTANAQKGVKITTNESEVLVSAPKIRLVAEDGSYIEIGNGVTLGTDGDIKLLSASHQWGGPSTAQATKTAFNNQPTDQRFKLHYPGEDGDLPAANKPFRITLDDGRVIEGKTDASGLTDLVKDDAMRIAKIDYLKPKL
- a CDS encoding PAAR domain-containing protein, giving the protein MRGVIRIGDSTSHGGRVETGRENSTVMGRAVACAGDRCTCPMAGHDRCVIAEGDEDVRIDGRAVAFDGHKTSCGATLISSISQSGRT